In the genome of Streptomyces globosus, one region contains:
- a CDS encoding DUF4397 domain-containing protein, whose product MRKSRTSVVIAACLGAGALSLGSAVPAGAAETEETATVSVFHAVPGLTVDVYANGDELLPDFKPGTLTDPQELPAGSYDLKVFKAGADPKTAAPAIQKNVEVPAGANATVVAHLSADGTPQLNAFVNDTSAVAAGKSRLTVRHVAAAPAVDVRANGTVVFEGLVNPKEDTTEVDAGTVSADVVLAGTDTVAIGPADLDLKEGTNNIVYAWGSADEKNLALKVQTVGGMDASPAGGGAGANGAMLPGNSSHAWMAWAAGAGVFSLAGALSARSRARRDA is encoded by the coding sequence ATGAGGAAATCCCGTACCAGCGTCGTGATCGCCGCCTGTCTCGGGGCCGGGGCTCTGAGCCTTGGTTCAGCCGTGCCCGCCGGCGCGGCGGAGACCGAGGAGACGGCGACGGTCTCCGTCTTTCACGCGGTTCCCGGTCTGACGGTGGACGTCTACGCGAACGGCGACGAACTCCTGCCGGACTTCAAGCCCGGCACTCTCACCGACCCGCAAGAGCTGCCGGCGGGCTCTTACGACCTGAAGGTCTTCAAGGCCGGTGCCGACCCCAAGACGGCGGCCCCCGCGATCCAGAAGAACGTCGAGGTACCCGCCGGCGCCAACGCCACGGTCGTGGCCCACCTTTCGGCCGACGGCACGCCTCAGCTCAACGCCTTCGTCAACGACACCTCTGCCGTTGCAGCGGGCAAGTCGCGCCTGACGGTGCGGCATGTTGCCGCAGCCCCGGCCGTGGACGTCCGTGCCAACGGCACGGTGGTGTTCGAGGGGCTGGTGAACCCGAAGGAGGACACCACCGAGGTCGACGCAGGCACAGTCTCCGCCGACGTGGTCCTTGCCGGTACGGACACCGTCGCCATCGGCCCCGCGGATCTGGACCTCAAGGAAGGCACGAACAACATCGTCTACGCCTGGGGCAGCGCCGACGAGAAGAACCTGGCGCTGAAGGTCCAGACGGTCGGAGGCATGGACGCGTCGCCCGCCGGAGGCGGTGCCGGCGCAAACGGTGCGATGCTCCCGGGCAACTCCTCCCACGCGTGGATGGCGTGGGCAGCAGGCGCCGGGGTGTTCAGCCTGGCCGGGGCACTCTCGGCGAGGTCCCGGGCACGGCGGGATGCCTGA
- a CDS encoding YtxH domain-containing protein codes for MRYKVAFAVGLGLGYVLGSRAGRERYEQLKKSAREVAQNPAVRNAAETAGQAGRQYAGKAATVLGDKVGGVLPAPLAERVRALRGRGGGYDDEWGTSNT; via the coding sequence ATGCGGTACAAGGTCGCGTTCGCGGTCGGACTGGGCCTCGGGTACGTCCTCGGCTCCCGGGCCGGACGCGAGCGCTACGAGCAGCTGAAGAAGTCCGCGCGCGAGGTCGCGCAGAACCCGGCCGTGCGGAACGCGGCCGAGACCGCCGGCCAGGCCGGCCGGCAGTACGCGGGCAAGGCCGCCACGGTGCTCGGCGACAAGGTCGGCGGCGTCCTCCCGGCCCCGCTGGCCGAGCGGGTGCGCGCCCTGCGCGGCCGCGGCGGGGGCTACGACGACGAGTGGGGCACCAGCAACACCTGA